A window of the Lactuca sativa cultivar Salinas chromosome 5, Lsat_Salinas_v11, whole genome shotgun sequence genome harbors these coding sequences:
- the LOC111921087 gene encoding uncharacterized protein LOC111921087, with product MELTEDTNGNTSLSEKGSEVNSTEYAKKTTKSETHEDDVSFSDLEDEDNDLSSRSSGIRQRESSTVSLASEASDWVHLNERKANQSRHYSKSEESSDWQAVGDVSDLRKNLNIINSTVEQTRGSAKLKRVMQTILSLGNALNQGTARGSAIRFRLDSLLKLTNTHARNNRMTFMHYLCKVLADKLPEVLDFSKDLQSLEPAAKMQLKYLAEEMQAITKGLEKEKHGINSLELPLIQHTQLPDLDKLVSLLNGNPCSGERGLKGRNLIEYNVKNVDEILKLLLQGAANRKEA from the exons ATGGAGTTAACAGAGGATACCAATGGCAATACAAGTTTATCTGAAAAGGGTAGTGAGGTAAATAGCACTGAATATGCCAAAAAGACTACTAAGAGTGAAACCCATGAGGATGATGTTTCTTTCAGTGATCTAGAAGATGAAGATAATGATCTTTCTAGTAGATCATCTGGTATTAGACAAAGAGAAAGTAGCACGGTTTCTTTAGCTAGTGAAGCAAGTGATTGGGTTCATCTTAACGAAAGAAAAGCAAACCAATCAAGGCATTATTCAAAAAGTGAAGAATCAAGTGATTGGCAAGCTGTAGGGGAT GTTTCTGATCTCAGGAAGaacctaaacataataaattCTACAGTAGAACAG ACCAGGGGTTCTGCTAAATTGAAGAGAGTCATGCAAACAATTCTTTCATTAGGAAATGCATTGAATCAAGGGACCGCAAGAG GGTCTGCGATTAGGTTCAGGTTGGATAGCCTGTTGAAACTTACAAACACACATGCAAGGAACAATAGAATGACATTTATGCATTATCTTTGTAag GTGCTTGCTGACAAACTACCTGAAGTTCTTGATTTTTCTAAGGATCTTCAAAGTTTGGAACCTGCAGCAAAG ATGCAGTTGAAATACTTGGCAGAGGAAATGCAAGCTATTACCAAAGGATTAGAGAAA GAAAAACATGGGATCAACAGTTTGGAGCTTCCTCTAATTCAGCATACACAGTTGCCTGATCTAGATAAACTTGTTTCCCTATTGAATGGTAACCCTTGTTCAG GTGAGAGAGGATTAAAAGGAAGGAATCTTATAGAATATAATGTTAAAAACGTTGATGAAATCCTCAAGCTTCTACTACAG